Proteins from one Burkholderia sp. genomic window:
- the serC gene encoding 3-phosphoserine/phosphohydroxythreonine transaminase — translation MRVFNFSAGPAAMPEDVLRQAADEMLDWNGSSMSVMEMSHRGREFTSIHETALADLRDLLGVPDNYRVLFLQGGGIAENAIVPMNLLGTRQNVDFVVTGSWSQKSFKEAEKYSTPHLAATGRTEDGFTRVPAFPAWQMSADPAYVHLCTNETIDGVETFEIPDTGSVPLVADVSSHILSRPLDISRYGALFGGAQKNIGMAGVTLVIVRDDLLDRALPICPSAFEWKTVASNNSMYNTPPTYAIYIAGLVFKWLKAQGGLETIEARNVEKAAQLYDAIDASIFYLNKVEKNARSRMNVPFFLADETRNEDFLAGAKARGLLQLKGHKSVGGMRASIYNAVPLAGVKALIEYMKDFERGQA, via the coding sequence ATGCGCGTTTTCAATTTTTCCGCCGGTCCCGCGGCCATGCCCGAGGACGTGCTGCGTCAGGCGGCCGACGAGATGCTTGACTGGAACGGCAGCAGCATGAGTGTGATGGAGATGAGCCATCGCGGTCGCGAGTTCACCTCGATCCATGAAACCGCGCTGGCCGACTTGCGCGATCTTCTGGGCGTGCCCGACAACTATCGCGTGCTGTTCCTGCAGGGCGGCGGCATCGCCGAGAACGCCATCGTTCCAATGAACCTACTTGGAACGCGTCAGAACGTCGATTTCGTGGTGACCGGCTCCTGGTCGCAGAAGTCGTTCAAGGAAGCAGAGAAGTATAGCACTCCCCACCTGGCTGCCACGGGGCGCACCGAGGACGGTTTCACGCGCGTGCCCGCCTTTCCCGCATGGCAGATGTCGGCCGATCCGGCCTATGTGCATCTGTGCACCAACGAGACCATCGACGGCGTCGAGACCTTCGAGATCCCCGATACTGGCAGCGTGCCGCTGGTCGCCGACGTCTCCTCCCACATCCTGTCGCGCCCGCTCGACATCAGCCGCTATGGCGCGCTGTTCGGCGGCGCACAGAAGAACATCGGTATGGCCGGCGTGACGCTGGTGATCGTGCGGGATGACCTGCTTGATCGCGCGCTGCCGATCTGCCCATCCGCCTTTGAATGGAAAACGGTAGCTTCCAACAATTCGATGTACAACACGCCGCCTACCTATGCCATCTACATCGCCGGGCTGGTATTCAAGTGGCTAAAGGCGCAGGGTGGTCTGGAGACGATCGAGGCGCGCAATGTCGAGAAGGCCGCGCAACTCTACGACGCGATCGACGCCAGCATCTTCTATCTCAACAAAGTTGAGAAGAATGCGCGTTCGCGCATGAACGTGCCGTTTTTCCTCGCCGATGAGACACGCAACGAAGATTTCCTTGCCGGCGCGAAAGCGCGTGGGCTGCTGCAGCTGAAGGGTCACAAGTCCGTCGGCGGCATGCGGGCGTCGATCTACAATGCAGTGCCACTCGCGGGCGTGAAGGCGCTCATCGAGTACATGAAAGATTTTGAGCGCGGCCAGGCCTGA
- a CDS encoding DUF2059 domain-containing protein produces MQKQFKQLVLLAAIVPTFAMAQALSNQVATSTVAAAQIDADKKAAIRDLLNAIDAPKLIGAIANSAEMQSKQLVPAILSDALSENKTLTEAEKQASVPSLQKNSVQKLVDGAGKVFNSQGFKNDAMQAQYNAYAKYYSTLEIKDLMTFYKSPTGLKFIQVQDKVGRDVVNGLMQKYMPQAIQATRAQADKEISAVKLGK; encoded by the coding sequence ATGCAAAAACAATTCAAGCAACTGGTGCTGCTGGCAGCCATCGTGCCAACATTCGCCATGGCGCAGGCGCTGTCGAACCAGGTGGCTACTTCGACTGTGGCAGCAGCGCAGATCGACGCAGATAAAAAGGCGGCGATCAGAGACTTGCTGAACGCCATCGATGCACCGAAGCTGATTGGCGCGATCGCCAACAGCGCAGAAATGCAGTCGAAGCAACTCGTGCCGGCGATTCTGTCGGATGCCCTGTCGGAGAACAAGACGCTGACGGAAGCCGAGAAGCAGGCGTCCGTGCCGAGCCTGCAGAAGAATTCGGTGCAGAAGCTGGTCGATGGCGCCGGCAAGGTATTCAATTCGCAAGGCTTCAAAAACGACGCGATGCAGGCTCAGTACAACGCTTACGCGAAGTACTACAGCACCTTGGAAATCAAAGACCTGATGACGTTTTACAAAAGCCCAACGGGCCTCAAGTTCATCCAGGTGCAGGATAAGGTTGGTCGTGACGTAGTCAACGGCCTGATGCAGAAGTACATGCCGCAAGCGATCCAGGCAACCCGTGCCCAAGCCGACAAAGAAATCTCGGCCGTCAAACTGGGCAAGTAA
- the gyrA gene encoding DNA gyrase subunit A, with protein MDQLAKETLPISLEEEMRRSYLDYAMSVIVGRALPDVRDGLKPVHRRVLFAMHELNNDWNRAYKKSARIVGDVIGKYHPHGDSAVYDTIVRIAQDFSLRYMLVDGQGNFGSVDGDNAAAMRYTEIRMAKIGHELLVDIDKETVDFGPNYDGSESEPLILPARIPNLLINGSSGIAVGMATNIPPHNLSEVVDACHHLLANPQISIDELIEIIPAPDFPTAGIIYGVAGVREGYCTGRGRVVMRATTHFEEIDRGQRMVIIVDELPYQVNKRSLLERIAELVTEKKLEGISDIRDESDKSGIRVAIELKRGAVPEVVLNNLYKLTQLQYTFGVNMVALVDGQPKLLNLKEMLKCFLAHRREVLMRRTIYELRKARERGHMLEGLAVALANINDFIALIKVAPTPQIARQAMMARCWDSSLVREMLVRSQAENAEAVGHEAYRPEGLHPAFWMQTDGKYNLSETQAQEILQMRLQRLTGLEQDKIIGEYREVIAQIADLLDILARQERITTIIGEELTAVKSEFGSERRSRIELNATDLNSEDLITPQHMVVTMSHAGYVKSQPLSEYRAQKRGGRGKQATQIKEDDWIETLFIANTHDYILCFSNRGRVYWVKVYEVPQGSRNSRGRPIVNMLPLQDGEKINVVLPVREFSADTYVFMGTSLGIVKKTPLEAFTRPLKKGIIAVDLDEGDFLIGAALTNGGHEVMLFSDAGKAVRFDENDVRPMGREARGVRGMQLEDGQQVIAMLVAGGEKQSVLTATENGYGKRTPITEYTRHGRGTKGMIAIQTSERNGKVVAATLVEPESEIMLITTAGVLIRTRVSEIREMGRATQGVTLINLGEGTKLSGLQQIAEADADSEIDTDDALESEGGDA; from the coding sequence ATGGATCAATTGGCCAAAGAGACCCTGCCCATCTCCCTAGAGGAGGAAATGCGCCGTTCGTATCTCGATTACGCGATGAGCGTGATTGTCGGACGCGCCCTCCCGGATGTCCGCGATGGCCTGAAGCCCGTGCATCGGCGCGTGCTGTTCGCGATGCACGAATTAAACAACGACTGGAACCGGGCCTACAAGAAGTCGGCGCGTATCGTCGGCGATGTGATCGGTAAGTACCACCCGCACGGCGACAGCGCCGTCTACGACACCATCGTCCGGATAGCGCAGGATTTCTCGCTGCGCTATATGCTGGTCGACGGCCAGGGCAACTTCGGTTCGGTCGATGGCGACAACGCCGCCGCAATGCGCTACACCGAAATCCGCATGGCGAAGATTGGTCACGAGCTGCTGGTCGACATCGACAAAGAAACGGTCGACTTCGGGCCCAACTACGACGGCAGCGAAAGTGAACCGCTGATCCTCCCGGCGCGGATCCCGAACCTGCTGATCAACGGCTCCTCGGGCATCGCGGTCGGCATGGCCACTAACATCCCGCCACACAACTTGTCGGAAGTGGTCGATGCCTGCCATCACCTGCTTGCCAACCCGCAGATTTCGATCGACGAGCTGATCGAGATTATTCCCGCCCCCGATTTCCCGACCGCTGGCATCATTTACGGCGTCGCCGGCGTACGCGAGGGCTATTGCACCGGTCGCGGTCGGGTGGTGATGCGCGCTACTACGCACTTCGAGGAAATCGATCGTGGCCAGCGCATGGTGATCATCGTCGACGAACTACCCTATCAGGTGAACAAGCGCTCGCTGCTGGAGCGCATTGCCGAACTCGTCACTGAGAAGAAGCTCGAGGGCATCTCCGACATCCGTGACGAATCCGACAAAAGCGGCATACGCGTGGCGATCGAACTCAAGCGCGGCGCAGTGCCCGAGGTGGTGCTCAACAACCTCTATAAGTTGACGCAGCTGCAGTATACCTTCGGCGTGAATATGGTCGCGCTGGTCGATGGTCAGCCGAAACTTCTGAACCTGAAGGAGATGCTCAAATGCTTCCTCGCGCATCGTCGCGAGGTGCTGATGCGGCGCACTATCTATGAACTGCGCAAGGCCCGAGAGCGCGGCCATATGCTAGAAGGCCTGGCTGTCGCGCTGGCCAACATCAACGACTTCATCGCACTGATCAAGGTTGCGCCGACGCCGCAGATCGCCCGCCAGGCGATGATGGCACGTTGCTGGGATTCGTCTCTGGTGCGCGAGATGCTGGTGCGCTCGCAGGCCGAGAACGCCGAGGCGGTCGGCCATGAGGCCTATCGTCCGGAAGGGCTGCACCCGGCTTTCTGGATGCAGACCGACGGTAAGTACAACCTTTCCGAGACCCAGGCCCAGGAAATTTTGCAGATGCGCCTGCAGCGCCTGACCGGTCTCGAGCAAGACAAGATCATCGGCGAGTACCGCGAGGTGATAGCCCAGATTGCCGACCTGCTCGACATCCTGGCGCGCCAGGAGCGGATCACCACCATTATCGGCGAAGAGCTGACGGCGGTGAAGAGCGAGTTCGGTTCCGAACGCCGCTCGCGCATCGAGCTGAACGCTACCGATCTGAACAGCGAGGACCTGATCACGCCGCAGCACATGGTGGTGACCATGTCACATGCTGGCTACGTGAAGTCGCAGCCGCTGTCCGAGTACAGAGCGCAGAAGCGCGGCGGGCGCGGTAAGCAGGCCACGCAGATAAAAGAAGACGACTGGATCGAGACGCTTTTCATCGCCAACACACACGACTACATCCTGTGCTTCTCGAACCGAGGTCGCGTCTACTGGGTCAAGGTCTACGAGGTTCCGCAGGGCTCGCGCAACTCCCGAGGCCGACCGATTGTCAATATGCTCCCACTGCAGGACGGGGAGAAAATCAACGTGGTGTTGCCGGTGAGGGAGTTCTCGGCCGACACGTACGTGTTCATGGGCACCTCGCTCGGCATCGTCAAGAAGACCCCGCTTGAGGCCTTCACCCGACCGCTGAAGAAGGGCATCATCGCCGTTGATCTTGATGAGGGCGATTTTCTGATCGGCGCGGCGCTCACAAACGGCGGGCACGAAGTGATGCTGTTCTCCGACGCGGGCAAGGCGGTACGCTTTGACGAGAACGACGTGCGCCCGATGGGTCGCGAGGCGCGCGGTGTGCGCGGCATGCAGCTGGAGGACGGCCAACAAGTGATCGCCATGCTGGTGGCCGGCGGCGAGAAGCAGTCGGTGTTGACAGCCACCGAGAACGGCTACGGCAAGCGCACCCCGATCACCGAGTACACGCGCCACGGTCGCGGCACGAAGGGCATGATCGCGATCCAGACCTCCGAGCGCAACGGCAAGGTGGTGGCTGCCACCCTGGTTGAGCCGGAAAGCGAGATCATGCTGATCACCACGGCGGGCGTGCTGATCCGCACGCGCGTTTCGGAGATCCGCGAGATGGGACGGGCGACGCAAGGTGTTACACTTATTAATTTGGGTGAGGGCACCAAGCTTTCAGGCCTGCAGCAAATTGCCGAGGCAGATGCGGACAGCGAGATCGACACCGACGACGCATTGGAATCAGAGGGCGGAGACGCCTGA
- a CDS encoding transposase — protein sequence MRVNVNGSRSIYATTLIEVFYLPSYSPDLNPEKMFNVDLKANVKK from the coding sequence GTGCGCGTAAACGTCAACGGATCTCGCTCGATTTATGCGACAACGCTGATTGAGGTATTCTACCTGCCGTCGTACAGTCCGGATCTCAATCCAGAAAAGATGTTCAACGTGGATCTGAAAGCGAACGTGAAGAAGTAA
- a CDS encoding IS5 family transposase: MRKDIRKTCEPKARYPVRNWAAYNAGLINRGNATIWINEAVLARISYTIPTRGRSRLYGDTLMQTLLGVKTVYRLTLRAQQGFTQSLHDLAYPSLPVQNYTTFCRRAKTLDVELPTFRENEPIHLVVNSTGLKVYGEGEWQVRQHGYSKRRTWRKVHLALNANTGQVHAALMTNQNVADGDALAKLLDQIPREEQIDVIGGDGAYDTKPCHAAIAARSAIPSIPPREGAVHWPADMPGAAWRNGAVDAIARDGRREWKQDSGYHRRSLAENAMYRFKTLTGNCLWAPHIDAQATEVSIRVGVINRMADLARPQSVRIA, translated from the coding sequence ATGCGCAAGGACATACGCAAGACATGTGAGCCGAAGGCACGCTACCCTGTCAGGAATTGGGCGGCCTATAATGCAGGCCTGATCAACCGGGGGAACGCGACGATATGGATAAATGAAGCCGTCCTTGCCAGAATATCCTACACCATACCCACACGTGGTCGCTCGCGTCTATACGGCGATACGCTGATGCAAACATTACTTGGCGTGAAGACCGTCTATCGACTGACGTTGCGCGCCCAGCAAGGTTTCACCCAAAGTCTGCACGATCTAGCCTACCCGAGCTTGCCGGTGCAGAATTACACCACGTTCTGTCGCCGGGCAAAAACGCTTGATGTCGAACTGCCGACCTTTCGCGAAAACGAACCGATCCATCTGGTGGTCAACAGCACCGGTCTGAAGGTCTATGGCGAAGGTGAATGGCAGGTGCGCCAGCACGGCTACTCGAAGCGGCGCACGTGGCGTAAAGTCCATCTCGCGCTCAACGCGAATACGGGTCAAGTGCATGCCGCGCTAATGACGAATCAGAATGTGGCTGACGGTGACGCTCTGGCCAAGTTGCTCGACCAGATTCCACGCGAAGAACAAATCGATGTCATCGGCGGCGATGGTGCCTACGACACAAAGCCATGCCATGCGGCCATTGCTGCACGCAGTGCTATTCCTTCGATTCCGCCACGCGAGGGCGCCGTTCATTGGCCAGCGGATATGCCCGGTGCGGCGTGGCGTAATGGCGCGGTTGATGCAATTGCCCGTGACGGTCGTCGAGAATGGAAGCAAGACAGTGGCTACCACCGGCGATCGCTTGCCGAGAATGCGATGTATCGGTTCAAGACCCTCACCGGCAACTGTCTCTGGGCGCCTCACATCGACGCGCAGGCGACCGAGGTCTCCATTCGCGTCGGCGTCATCAACCGTATGGCGGACCTCGCTCGTCCGCAATCCGTTCGTATTGCCTGA
- the trmB gene encoding tRNA (guanosine(46)-N7)-methyltransferase TrmB: MTYDSKHTGLPQEGTPDADGGCAASATPSDDVNPLHLRHIRSFVTRAGRVSTGQRRALNEFGPRYVLPYQPEQPDWNAVFGRQAPRILEIGFGMGGSTAKIAAHRRGDDFLGVEVHEPGVGALLKLIGEQKLRNIRIIQHDAVEVLENMLAPDSLAGVHIFFPDPWHKVRHHKRRLIQPPFVSKLVARLQPGGYLHCATDWQNYAEQMLEVLGVELQLEHTIDGYAPCADYRPVTKFEQRGLKLGHSVWDLVFRKRAG; the protein is encoded by the coding sequence ATGACCTATGATTCCAAGCACACTGGCCTTCCGCAAGAAGGCACACCAGACGCTGATGGCGGCTGTGCTGCTTCCGCCACACCATCCGACGACGTCAACCCTCTTCACCTGCGCCATATCCGCAGCTTCGTGACACGCGCCGGTCGCGTGTCGACGGGCCAGCGCCGCGCGCTCAACGAATTCGGCCCGCGCTATGTCCTGCCATACCAGCCGGAGCAGCCCGACTGGAATGCCGTGTTCGGTCGCCAAGCGCCGCGCATCCTCGAGATTGGTTTTGGCATGGGTGGCTCAACAGCCAAGATCGCCGCGCATCGTCGCGGCGATGATTTCCTCGGGGTCGAGGTGCACGAACCCGGTGTCGGCGCGCTACTGAAGCTGATCGGCGAACAGAAGCTGCGCAACATCCGCATCATCCAGCATGACGCGGTGGAAGTGCTCGAAAACATGCTCGCGCCGGACAGCCTGGCTGGCGTCCACATCTTCTTCCCCGATCCGTGGCATAAGGTACGCCATCACAAGCGCCGCCTGATTCAGCCACCCTTCGTCTCGAAGTTGGTAGCGCGCCTGCAGCCAGGCGGCTACCTGCACTGTGCGACCGACTGGCAAAACTACGCGGAGCAGATGCTCGAAGTGCTCGGCGTCGAGCTCCAGCTCGAGCACACCATCGACGGCTACGCGCCGTGCGCCGACTATCGCCCCGTCACTAAGTTCGAACAACGCGGCCTGAAGCTCGGCCACAGCGTCTGGGACCTGGTGTTCCGCAAGCGTGCCGGCTGA